A stretch of the Duncaniella dubosii genome encodes the following:
- a CDS encoding GLPGLI family protein gives MRKIILSVLMAAASSLSIIAADYPKAQIKAVYTYKYLTRHTDGHDIENTDNMMLLASPVASRFFSVNTEQYDSLMARPDGKEKYQLMSREAMKDAIVHENGEMRIDMSRVKKPLDGVAFQVTRKPDADVLDVYDSMAKEDYVYQVPMSDLLWEVGDSVKTILGYECQQAVSDYHGRRWTAWFAPDVPVSSGPWQLMGLPGLIMEAESDGGEYSFTITGLEAADCPITPRPGERDLFKTTRKKFLAEKRDRHLNPEKYMPGVTLVNRDDAMKAALSHDLIETDYKDK, from the coding sequence ATGAGAAAAATAATTCTTTCAGTCCTCATGGCTGCTGCGTCATCATTGTCAATCATTGCAGCCGACTATCCCAAGGCACAGATAAAAGCTGTCTATACCTATAAATATCTGACCCGTCACACTGACGGTCATGATATTGAGAATACAGACAACATGATGCTTCTCGCATCGCCTGTGGCCTCGCGTTTCTTCAGTGTCAACACCGAGCAATATGATTCGCTCATGGCCCGGCCCGATGGCAAAGAAAAATATCAGCTGATGAGCCGTGAGGCCATGAAGGATGCGATTGTCCATGAAAACGGCGAAATGCGCATTGATATGTCGCGGGTGAAAAAACCGCTTGACGGGGTTGCATTTCAGGTCACACGCAAGCCGGATGCAGATGTGCTTGACGTTTATGATTCCATGGCCAAAGAAGATTATGTGTATCAGGTCCCGATGTCCGACCTCTTGTGGGAAGTCGGGGATTCGGTGAAGACTATACTCGGCTACGAGTGTCAGCAAGCCGTCTCCGACTATCATGGACGCAGATGGACCGCATGGTTTGCTCCCGATGTGCCGGTGTCGTCAGGCCCGTGGCAGCTTATGGGACTTCCCGGACTTATCATGGAGGCTGAGAGCGATGGAGGGGAGTATAGTTTCACTATCACCGGACTTGAGGCTGCTGACTGTCCGATAACCCCGCGTCCCGGCGAACGTGACCTGTTTAAGACTACACGCAAAAAATTTCTTGCCGAGAAACGTGACAGACACCTGAATCCTGAAAAATATATGCCGGGTGTCACGCTCGTAAACCGAGACGATGCCATGAAGGCAGCCCTTTCCCATGACTTAATTGAAACAGACTACAAAGATAAATAA
- a CDS encoding HU domain-containing protein encodes MIDIAQHIEYLLMHHECVVVPGFGAFMLNHESARYDAKTQRFLPPSRTLGFNPEVRHNDALLLGSISRREGVSLENARLTLDASIAALRGQLQHCGEVVMGHLGVFTPGVTSESPVFNPSDDSLAVRRFDGLQPLNIVPLDYEEKVETEAYGSEPSANDPVVIPFPLKIVASVVAVIVGLGILYSTTSLVSGPRVNFASLDTGISSRIERVIDSTVSVSREILLNIAMPPAEDDEAVTVAATAQQTAPIGRYILVVGSFPTEKAARSHIAQCKDEAMKIIEMDSNYRVYVASASDINEAQSLASSLSERYPGVWVCRR; translated from the coding sequence GTGATCGACATAGCGCAACATATAGAATACTTACTTATGCACCACGAATGTGTAGTGGTGCCCGGTTTCGGTGCATTCATGCTCAACCATGAATCAGCGCGTTATGATGCCAAGACACAGCGTTTTCTCCCTCCTTCACGGACTCTCGGCTTCAATCCGGAAGTCCGTCACAACGACGCTTTGCTGCTCGGAAGCATCTCGCGCCGGGAAGGTGTGAGCCTTGAAAATGCACGTTTGACTCTCGATGCTTCAATAGCTGCACTTCGCGGACAGTTGCAGCATTGCGGAGAAGTGGTGATGGGACATCTTGGCGTGTTCACGCCCGGTGTTACCTCTGAATCGCCTGTCTTTAACCCTTCTGACGATTCTCTCGCAGTCCGTCGTTTCGACGGACTGCAACCTCTGAATATAGTCCCGCTTGACTATGAGGAGAAAGTCGAGACCGAAGCTTACGGTTCAGAGCCGTCGGCCAACGATCCTGTGGTGATACCTTTCCCGTTAAAGATTGTCGCCTCGGTTGTAGCTGTGATTGTCGGGCTTGGCATTCTTTATTCGACGACAAGCCTTGTGAGCGGTCCGCGTGTGAATTTCGCATCGCTTGACACCGGCATAAGCTCGCGTATCGAGCGGGTGATTGATTCGACGGTCTCTGTCTCGCGTGAAATATTGCTCAACATCGCCATGCCTCCTGCAGAGGATGATGAGGCGGTGACAGTTGCCGCGACGGCTCAGCAGACTGCGCCGATCGGACGCTATATCCTTGTGGTCGGCTCGTTCCCGACCGAGAAAGCGGCCCGGAGTCACATCGCTCAGTGCAAGGACGAGGCGATGAAGATTATCGAGATGGACAGCAATTATCGCGTCTACGTGGCATCTGCTTCCGACATCAATGAAGCTCAGTCGCTTGCATCATCACTTTCGGAGCGTTATCCGGGAGTCTGGGTGTGCCGTCGCTGA
- a CDS encoding nitroreductase family protein, producing MDFQQLLINRRSIRRYTDEKIDPEHVKLILEAGLLSPTSKSSRAWQFVVVEDSDMLSRLADCKPAGAMPVAKCPLAVVVAVDTTSTDPWIEDGSVAASFMMLQAASLGLGSCWIQVRGRFTADNIPSEEYVQEALGMPETCIPVCILTFGHKDEDRKPQDLEKLKWENVHIGKF from the coding sequence ATGGATTTCCAGCAACTTCTCATCAACCGCAGAAGCATACGCCGTTATACCGACGAAAAAATTGACCCTGAGCACGTAAAGCTCATTCTTGAGGCCGGTTTGCTTTCACCTACGTCAAAAAGCTCACGTGCGTGGCAATTTGTCGTGGTCGAAGATTCCGACATGCTTTCACGGCTGGCCGACTGCAAGCCTGCAGGCGCGATGCCAGTGGCCAAGTGTCCGCTTGCGGTCGTGGTTGCTGTCGACACTACATCGACAGATCCGTGGATTGAGGACGGATCGGTTGCCGCATCGTTCATGATGCTTCAGGCTGCATCCCTCGGTCTGGGTTCATGCTGGATTCAGGTTCGCGGACGCTTCACAGCCGACAATATCCCTTCGGAGGAATATGTGCAGGAAGCGCTCGGAATGCCTGAGACCTGTATTCCCGTCTGCATCCTCACATTCGGTCATAAAGACGAGGACCGTAAGCCTCAGGATCTTGAAAAACTCAAATGGGAGAATGTCCATATAGGGAAATTCTAA
- a CDS encoding Rossmann-like and DUF2520 domain-containing protein, giving the protein MIKPKIVMVGAGNVASHLAPALSFSGACEVVQVYSRHIESALALADRIPGATATADVGAVIPDADIYLISVADDAIAQLAEALPKGDALYLHTSGSVGMESLAGLSERYGVFYPLQTFSRDVELDMAEVPLFIEGSTDEVESEIRGFAGQLFRSVYHADSDTRKKMHIAAVFGCNFTNYLWTLAAELLARDGLPFEVLRPLLEETLRKAFVNSPAASQTGPAARGDRRVIDGHLSLLDGREKEIYSLLSDCIMSRRSNK; this is encoded by the coding sequence ATGATAAAACCGAAGATAGTAATGGTCGGAGCTGGAAATGTGGCCTCACATCTCGCTCCGGCTCTTTCTTTTTCAGGAGCATGCGAAGTGGTGCAGGTCTACAGCCGGCACATTGAATCAGCATTGGCTCTTGCCGACAGGATTCCCGGAGCGACGGCCACGGCTGATGTCGGAGCTGTCATCCCTGATGCGGATATCTATCTGATCAGCGTGGCCGACGATGCCATAGCCCAGCTTGCCGAGGCTCTTCCAAAAGGCGATGCTCTTTATCTTCACACATCAGGCTCTGTCGGCATGGAATCCCTTGCGGGACTTTCGGAACGCTATGGGGTGTTTTATCCCTTGCAGACATTCTCAAGGGATGTGGAGCTTGACATGGCTGAAGTCCCGCTTTTCATCGAGGGTTCGACGGATGAGGTTGAGTCGGAGATACGCGGATTTGCCGGACAGTTGTTCCGTTCGGTCTACCACGCTGACAGTGATACCCGAAAGAAGATGCACATCGCAGCCGTGTTTGGCTGTAATTTTACGAATTATCTATGGACTCTTGCTGCCGAACTTCTCGCGCGCGATGGTCTTCCGTTCGAAGTTCTCCGGCCATTGCTTGAGGAGACCTTGCGCAAGGCGTTTGTCAACTCTCCGGCAGCCTCGCAGACAGGCCCTGCGGCGCGTGGCGACCGCCGTGTGATCGACGGCCATCTCTCATTGCTCGATGGCCGTGAAAAAGAAATCTATAGCTTGCTGTCTGACTGCATAATGTCACGCCGTAGCAATAAATGA
- a CDS encoding TonB-dependent receptor → MKKLSAIILFLMFIVSGVSAQVTVSGIVIDKEDGSAMAGVNVTLRDSLNKIKSFATTDAQGRFSMKTRTVEGMKVKATFMGYGERTVTPVADAPLRIEMEPAAFQLKEVAVKADRIREQGDTITYHVASFAQKQDHTIGDVLKRMPGIDVNNAGKIQYQGTDINKFYIEGNDLLGGRYGVATNGIAHDDIKSVEVMENHQPMQVLRGLSFSDQAAINLKVKNSAKATFIAHGTLSGGWSDQPAGALWNGEIFTMMVMGKYQMLTTFKGNNTGLDLSGQVFDFTADRSSEELTGYTSVGAPSTPNLARKRSYFNRSWMVSSSHLWKTKKGSDIRLQLDYNNDRVTAQGISATTYFLESGDKVILEDRNSLSHRNAIKGKFIYEANEKTYFLNNTLSADLSWNDLRLNTTGSLPNVQSTRNPEYSVTNDLKIIKRFGKNRLITFTSRNEWNSLPEHLTVSRDGGEAYGQQVKQYSFYTDERASYGLVLNRVLLSLEGGLTGYFRHLDTDLWGVELEGITGSEGLTTDYLRVYASPKFEWSHRKVELTLGLPVNFYTYFFSGALADRSEFFISPSLSAKWKITPRMSLRLSGSARRSPASLHNIHDASILTDYRTFNSGTDDYYTSSGQAVSISYMFRNARKGIFINALGRYSWNRSKFGSVQNILGDYIFYSYTSQPSSSRGVLAYANVSKTLDFMRGAIGVNTNYNRNENNMWSQGLAMNYINDSFSLAPHVNGNISSFVNWNFRFTWRKEFLKISEMPRQTTDNFIYSGSLTVTPCRLVTWSTGGEYYRNQIEADNYKNMFMLDSKLTFNITKRLELSASLTNILNRKEYSYTSFGTLSQYERSSRLRGREFMISVYLKK, encoded by the coding sequence ATGAAAAAACTCAGTGCTATAATATTGTTTCTTATGTTCATCGTGTCGGGCGTGTCGGCACAGGTGACTGTCAGCGGTATCGTGATTGATAAGGAGGACGGCTCGGCGATGGCCGGAGTCAATGTCACGCTGCGCGACTCACTCAACAAGATAAAGAGCTTCGCCACGACCGACGCGCAGGGGCGCTTCTCGATGAAGACCCGCACCGTCGAGGGTATGAAGGTCAAGGCCACATTCATGGGCTATGGCGAACGGACTGTCACTCCGGTGGCCGACGCTCCGCTGCGCATAGAGATGGAGCCAGCTGCCTTTCAGCTCAAGGAGGTGGCGGTCAAGGCCGACCGTATCCGCGAGCAGGGCGACACGATAACATATCATGTGGCATCGTTCGCCCAGAAACAGGACCACACGATAGGCGATGTGCTAAAGCGCATGCCCGGCATAGATGTAAACAATGCAGGAAAGATTCAATATCAGGGCACTGACATAAATAAATTTTACATCGAGGGCAACGACTTGCTCGGCGGACGCTACGGTGTGGCTACCAACGGAATCGCCCACGACGATATAAAATCGGTCGAAGTGATGGAAAACCATCAGCCGATGCAGGTGCTCCGTGGTCTGAGTTTCTCGGATCAGGCTGCCATCAATCTGAAGGTGAAAAACAGCGCCAAGGCAACATTCATCGCCCACGGCACACTTTCCGGCGGATGGTCTGACCAGCCTGCGGGAGCTCTTTGGAACGGTGAGATATTCACCATGATGGTGATGGGCAAATATCAGATGCTGACCACTTTCAAGGGAAATAATACGGGGCTTGACCTTTCAGGCCAAGTGTTTGACTTCACTGCCGACCGTTCCTCGGAGGAGCTTACGGGCTATACGTCGGTCGGAGCGCCGTCGACACCTAATCTTGCGAGAAAACGCAGCTATTTCAACCGTTCGTGGATGGTTTCTTCGAGCCATCTGTGGAAGACGAAGAAAGGGTCTGACATACGTCTGCAGCTTGACTACAACAATGACCGCGTGACGGCTCAGGGCATATCGGCCACCACATATTTCCTTGAATCAGGCGATAAGGTGATTCTCGAAGACCGCAATTCGCTCAGCCACCGCAACGCCATTAAAGGCAAATTCATCTATGAGGCGAATGAAAAGACATATTTTCTCAACAATACCCTTTCGGCCGATCTTTCGTGGAACGACCTGCGTCTCAACACTACCGGCTCGCTCCCGAATGTCCAGTCGACGCGCAATCCGGAATACTCCGTAACCAACGATCTTAAAATCATTAAGCGTTTCGGCAAAAACCGCCTTATAACCTTCACCAGCCGTAACGAATGGAACTCACTGCCCGAGCATCTCACTGTCAGCCGTGATGGCGGCGAGGCTTACGGACAGCAGGTGAAGCAGTATTCGTTCTATACCGACGAACGCGCATCGTACGGTCTCGTCCTGAATCGTGTGCTTCTTTCGCTCGAAGGCGGTCTTACCGGTTACTTCCGCCACCTTGACACAGATCTGTGGGGAGTCGAGCTTGAAGGCATCACCGGGTCTGAAGGGCTGACCACTGACTATCTGCGTGTATATGCCTCGCCTAAATTCGAATGGAGCCACCGCAAAGTTGAGCTGACGCTCGGTCTGCCTGTCAATTTCTATACCTATTTCTTTTCCGGCGCTCTCGCCGACCGCAGCGAGTTTTTCATTTCGCCGTCGCTCTCGGCCAAATGGAAAATAACCCCTCGCATGAGCCTCAGGTTGAGTGGCAGCGCACGCCGGAGTCCCGCATCGCTCCACAACATACATGATGCGTCTATTCTCACCGACTACCGCACATTCAATTCGGGGACAGACGACTATTATACCTCTTCCGGCCAGGCTGTGTCGATATCCTATATGTTCCGCAACGCGCGCAAGGGGATATTCATCAATGCTTTAGGCCGATATTCATGGAACAGGTCTAAATTCGGCAGTGTCCAGAACATTCTCGGCGACTATATATTCTATTCCTACACTTCACAGCCGTCATCGTCACGCGGTGTTCTTGCGTATGCGAATGTCAGCAAGACGCTTGATTTCATGCGTGGCGCGATAGGTGTCAATACGAACTATAACCGAAATGAGAACAATATGTGGTCACAGGGACTTGCCATGAACTATATCAACGACTCATTCTCTCTCGCTCCTCATGTCAACGGCAACATATCGTCGTTTGTCAACTGGAATTTTCGCTTTACATGGAGAAAGGAGTTCCTGAAAATATCGGAAATGCCGAGACAGACCACCGACAATTTCATCTATTCCGGCAGTCTGACTGTCACTCCGTGCCGGCTTGTGACATGGTCTACTGGCGGAGAGTATTACCGCAATCAGATTGAGGCAGACAACTATAAGAACATGTTTATGCTCGACTCTAAGCTGACGTTCAACATCACCAAGCGTCTTGAACTCTCGGCATCGCTGACCAACATACTTAACCGCAAGGAATATAGCTATACTTCGTTCGGGACCCTGTCGCAATATGAACGTTCGAGCCGTCTGCGCGGACGCGAATTCATGATTTCGGTCTATCTAAAAAAGTAG
- a CDS encoding thiamine phosphate synthase codes for MLQFITHPSDKYSIAEEVQMALEGGCKWIQLRLKDASDEEFRQTALEIIPLCQESEAFLVFDDRVELAMEMSVHGVHLGKNDMNPLLARETMGAETIIGCTANTAADIKGFKGWDVDYVGLGPFRYTTTKEKLSPVIGLDGYAAIVNEVRAEDILLPIVAIGGITIDDIDAIMQTGVNGIAMSGAIINSPDPVAYTRQALEKIHEAAEKYRKR; via the coding sequence ATGCTACAGTTCATAACCCATCCCTCAGACAAATACTCGATAGCCGAAGAAGTGCAGATGGCGCTCGAAGGCGGCTGTAAATGGATTCAGCTTCGCCTGAAAGACGCAAGCGACGAAGAATTCCGCCAGACTGCACTTGAAATCATTCCGCTCTGTCAGGAAAGCGAAGCCTTCCTCGTGTTCGACGACCGTGTGGAGCTGGCGATGGAAATGTCGGTCCACGGTGTCCATCTCGGCAAAAACGACATGAACCCGCTGCTCGCACGCGAGACTATGGGGGCGGAAACAATCATCGGATGCACGGCCAACACCGCAGCCGACATCAAGGGTTTCAAAGGATGGGATGTCGACTATGTAGGACTCGGCCCGTTCCGCTACACGACAACAAAAGAAAAACTATCGCCTGTCATCGGTCTCGACGGATATGCGGCGATAGTCAATGAAGTGCGTGCAGAAGATATTCTGCTCCCTATCGTGGCCATCGGTGGAATCACAATCGACGATATCGACGCTATCATGCAGACCGGTGTCAACGGCATAGCAATGAGCGGTGCGATCATCAATTCCCCCGACCCTGTAGCCTATACGCGACAGGCGCTTGAAAAAATCCACGAAGCAGCCGAAAAATACCGCAAGCGCTAA
- a CDS encoding thiamine phosphate synthase has translation MLKIAITPENIDEKNEAAMVCTLITNGWDRVHLRHPSASPADMRRLIEAIPPQMHTRLVIHDHFDLISRYRLGGLHLNRRCPVAPHGYSGGLSRSCHSIDEVMAGGTMDYVTLSPVFDSISKSGYMAAYSHEELLRLSGAPTKVIALGGVNPERIDFLKRYNFTGFAMLGALPWGENVGRMTDFISRLNKEL, from the coding sequence ATGTTGAAAATCGCAATAACACCTGAAAACATCGACGAGAAAAATGAAGCGGCGATGGTCTGCACCCTCATCACCAACGGATGGGACAGAGTTCACCTGCGCCATCCGTCAGCTTCACCAGCCGATATGCGACGGCTCATAGAGGCAATCCCTCCTCAGATGCACACACGGCTCGTGATTCACGACCACTTCGACCTCATCAGCCGCTATCGGCTCGGAGGGCTGCACCTCAACCGCCGCTGCCCTGTCGCGCCCCACGGCTACAGCGGAGGACTGAGCCGGTCGTGCCACTCGATCGACGAAGTGATGGCCGGCGGCACGATGGACTATGTGACCCTCAGCCCGGTGTTCGACAGCATTTCAAAATCAGGCTACATGGCAGCCTACAGCCATGAAGAACTCTTGCGCCTGAGCGGCGCTCCCACAAAGGTCATCGCACTCGGAGGAGTAAATCCCGAACGCATCGACTTCCTCAAACGTTACAATTTCACAGGTTTTGCGATGCTCGGCGCTCTGCCGTGGGGAGAGAACGTCGGCCGGATGACAGATTTTATCTCCCGACTCAATAAGGAATTATAA
- the thiD gene encoding bifunctional hydroxymethylpyrimidine kinase/phosphomethylpyrimidine kinase → MRTYYPVLTIAGSDSSGGAGIQADIKTMSAIGCYAMSAITSITAQNTTGVRSIMPVTPTVVTDQIEMVMTDITPLAVKIGMLCNAEVADAVATCLSRYSPANIILDPVMVSTSGSVLLEEDAVEVLVKKIFPLSTLVTPNLAEAKALTGETDLTRQIDRLREMGCRNILIKGGDSGNKDFKIDYLYLGERDETIELRADAVDTKNTHGTGCTLSSAIASYLAVGNSLADAVRLGKLYVTHALEEGSWITTGKGHGPLNHFFSPRRLKNFNPNRR, encoded by the coding sequence ATGAGAACCTATTATCCAGTACTCACTATTGCAGGCTCCGACTCGTCGGGAGGTGCAGGCATTCAGGCCGACATTAAAACGATGTCGGCCATAGGCTGCTATGCGATGTCGGCAATCACTTCAATAACAGCGCAAAACACAACAGGCGTACGTTCCATCATGCCTGTCACACCGACCGTTGTCACCGATCAGATTGAAATGGTGATGACCGACATCACTCCGCTTGCCGTAAAAATCGGAATGCTCTGCAACGCCGAAGTCGCCGATGCCGTAGCCACATGCCTCAGCCGTTACAGTCCGGCCAACATAATATTAGACCCGGTGATGGTTTCCACCTCAGGATCAGTGTTGCTTGAAGAGGATGCCGTCGAAGTGCTTGTGAAAAAAATATTTCCGCTGAGCACCCTTGTCACCCCTAATCTCGCCGAAGCCAAAGCCCTGACAGGTGAGACAGACTTAACACGTCAGATCGACCGTCTCCGCGAGATGGGATGCAGGAACATTCTTATAAAAGGTGGTGACAGCGGGAACAAGGATTTCAAAATCGACTATCTTTACCTCGGAGAACGTGATGAGACAATCGAGCTGCGTGCCGATGCCGTCGACACAAAAAATACCCACGGGACGGGATGTACACTCTCCTCGGCTATCGCATCATATCTCGCCGTCGGCAACAGCCTTGCCGATGCGGTAAGACTCGGCAAACTCTATGTCACGCATGCGCTGGAGGAAGGTTCTTGGATCACTACGGGCAAAGGCCACGGCCCTCTCAACCACTTCTTCTCTCCCCGAAGACTAAAAAATTTCAATCCCAACCGACGATGA
- a CDS encoding GLPGLI family protein, which produces MKRIIFITFSLLTAFASQAADYPKAQIKAVYTYKYLIRHTAGHDIENTDNMMLLASPVASRFFSVNTEEYDSLMATPDGQAKYQELMRSAVSTALTIENGALSIDKTKVNVPSRGKAFQVTRREGADILDVCDQAAREDYAYTVPMSDLVWEVGDSVRTILGYECQQAVTDYHGRRWTAWFAPDVPVSSGPWQLMGLPGLIMEAESDGGEYAFIINSIEATDRPITPRPGEHEYIRTDRIKFLRILDDIRRNPEKAFQGLKFEVKLTNRSESIKAKTAHDLIETDYKQ; this is translated from the coding sequence ATGAAACGTATCATATTTATCACGTTCTCACTCCTCACAGCTTTTGCCTCGCAGGCAGCCGACTATCCCAAAGCACAGATAAAAGCTGTCTATACCTATAAATATCTGATCCGTCACACTGCCGGCCATGATATTGAGAATACAGACAACATGATGCTTCTCGCATCGCCTGTGGCCTCGCGTTTCTTCAGTGTCAACACCGAGGAATATGACTCGCTCATGGCCACACCTGACGGTCAGGCGAAATATCAGGAGCTGATGCGTAGTGCGGTTTCAACAGCTCTTACAATTGAGAACGGAGCTTTGTCGATTGACAAGACAAAAGTTAATGTCCCGTCGAGGGGTAAGGCTTTTCAGGTTACGCGTCGCGAGGGTGCGGACATACTTGATGTCTGCGATCAGGCTGCAAGGGAGGATTATGCCTATACAGTTCCGATGTCCGACCTCGTGTGGGAAGTCGGAGATTCAGTCAGGACAATTCTTGGATATGAATGCCAGCAGGCGGTGACCGACTATCATGGGCGCAGATGGACTGCATGGTTTGCTCCCGATGTGCCGGTGTCGTCAGGCCCGTGGCAGCTGATGGGGCTTCCCGGACTCATCATGGAGGCAGAGAGCGATGGAGGTGAGTATGCTTTTATCATAAACAGTATTGAAGCGACCGACCGTCCTATCACACCGCGTCCCGGTGAACATGAGTATATCAGAACCGACCGTATAAAGTTTCTGCGTATACTCGACGATATACGCAGAAATCCTGAAAAAGCTTTTCAGGGTTTGAAATTCGAGGTCAAACTGACGAACCGTTCCGAGTCTATAAAGGCAAAAACCGCGCATGATCTGATTGAGACGGATTATAAACAATGA
- the thiS gene encoding sulfur carrier protein ThiS, producing the protein MKITINEVSLELPEGSTLQDALDAKDIKPQGIATALNGAVVPAILRPSKKLADGDSIVIIKAFYGG; encoded by the coding sequence ATGAAAATAACAATCAACGAAGTTTCGCTCGAACTTCCCGAAGGCTCTACCCTTCAGGACGCTCTTGACGCAAAGGATATAAAACCGCAGGGAATAGCCACGGCGCTCAACGGAGCGGTAGTCCCGGCCATACTGCGCCCGTCGAAAAAACTTGCCGACGGCGACAGTATTGTAATCATCAAGGCTTTCTACGGAGGTTAG
- a CDS encoding GLPGLI family protein, which translates to MNRLILFVAIVFSSVVKGYAQRIEPKEPAMFEVLFTKHVVRDTVSEVEKHPWPDAQMALRVGKTSAMFYPVLKFFRDSLAHYNSDLYWQLDRANFEEERRTKVWKPLGGWENEYIFKNMPEGKWTVANYFDMERRVYEEEIETPVWEIADSVKTILGYECQLAFTDFRGRRWSAWFTPEIPVAEGPWKLSGLPGLILEAYDAKRHYVFTSTGIVKDNLGDVGIYIFRDYFKTTRDKYLNDRYKYITSTTSMGSKIAAAYGVKTNTDNAPKKVKRTPYDFEETNYPH; encoded by the coding sequence ATGAATAGGCTTATTTTATTCGTCGCAATTGTCTTTTCTTCGGTAGTGAAAGGATATGCACAGCGCATCGAGCCGAAAGAACCGGCTATGTTTGAAGTGCTTTTCACTAAACATGTCGTGAGGGACACTGTCTCTGAGGTCGAGAAGCATCCATGGCCCGACGCGCAGATGGCCCTGCGTGTAGGCAAGACCTCTGCAATGTTCTACCCGGTGCTTAAATTTTTCAGGGATTCACTTGCCCACTACAATTCGGATCTGTATTGGCAGCTTGACAGGGCAAATTTCGAAGAGGAGCGCAGGACCAAGGTCTGGAAACCGCTCGGTGGCTGGGAGAACGAATATATTTTCAAAAACATGCCCGAAGGTAAGTGGACTGTAGCCAACTACTTCGATATGGAGCGCCGGGTCTATGAAGAGGAGATTGAGACACCCGTGTGGGAGATTGCCGATTCGGTCAAGACGATTTTAGGCTATGAATGCCAGCTCGCCTTCACTGATTTTCGTGGCCGAAGATGGTCGGCGTGGTTCACCCCGGAAATCCCTGTCGCCGAAGGGCCGTGGAAACTCAGCGGACTGCCGGGTCTGATACTTGAAGCCTACGATGCCAAGCGCCATTATGTCTTTACATCTACAGGCATCGTGAAAGACAATCTTGGAGACGTTGGCATCTATATTTTCCGTGACTATTTCAAGACCACCCGCGACAAGTATCTCAACGACCGTTACAAATACATAACCTCCACCACAAGTATGGGCAGCAAGATTGCTGCGGCATACGGGGTAAAGACGAATACAGACAACGCTCCGAAGAAAGTCAAGAGGACGCCCTACGATTTTGAAGAGACTAACTATCCGCATTAA